In Streptomyces sp. SN-593, a single genomic region encodes these proteins:
- a CDS encoding ATP-binding cassette domain-containing protein, with the protein MTTRRTDNGGTAAVEVRGLVKHYGPTKALDGVDLEVRQGTVLGVLGPNGAGKTTLVRVLSTLVQPDAGTARVAGYDVLKQPRQLRRVIGLTGQYASVDEKLSGRENLYMIGRLLDLPRKDARARADELLERFSLTEAARRPAMQYSGGMRRRLDLAASMIGRPAVLYLDEPTTGLDPRTRNEVWDEVQRMVADGATVLLTTQYMEEAEQLANELTVIDRGRIIAGGRVAELKAKVGGRTLRIRPSRPDAAAGMAAAIVEAGLDGVAGARTDEDGLVSVPILSDDQLTAVVGLLGARGYGIAHIDTHLPSLDEVFLAITGQKSSADPDERDPADPEGAADGAPHPKKNVEVSV; encoded by the coding sequence ATGACGACGCGACGGACAGACAACGGTGGGACCGCCGCCGTCGAGGTGCGCGGTCTGGTCAAGCACTACGGACCGACCAAGGCGCTCGACGGGGTGGATCTGGAAGTGCGCCAGGGCACGGTGCTCGGCGTCCTCGGCCCGAACGGGGCCGGCAAGACCACGCTGGTGCGGGTGCTGTCCACCCTGGTGCAGCCGGACGCCGGCACCGCGCGGGTGGCGGGCTACGACGTGCTCAAGCAGCCCCGGCAGCTTCGCCGGGTGATCGGGCTGACCGGGCAGTACGCCTCGGTCGACGAGAAGCTCTCCGGCCGGGAGAACCTGTACATGATCGGGCGGCTGCTCGACCTGCCCCGCAAGGACGCCAGGGCCCGCGCCGACGAGCTGCTGGAGCGCTTCTCGCTCACGGAGGCCGCCAGGCGGCCGGCGATGCAGTACTCCGGCGGGATGCGCCGCCGCCTGGACCTGGCGGCCAGCATGATCGGCCGCCCGGCGGTGCTCTACCTGGACGAGCCGACCACGGGCCTGGACCCGCGCACCCGCAACGAGGTGTGGGACGAGGTGCAGCGGATGGTCGCCGACGGCGCGACGGTGCTGCTCACCACCCAGTACATGGAGGAGGCCGAGCAGCTCGCGAACGAGCTGACGGTCATCGACCGCGGCCGGATCATCGCCGGCGGCAGGGTGGCCGAGCTGAAGGCGAAGGTCGGCGGCCGGACCCTGCGGATACGGCCGAGCCGGCCCGACGCGGCCGCCGGGATGGCCGCGGCGATCGTCGAGGCCGGGCTCGACGGCGTGGCCGGCGCCCGTACCGACGAGGACGGCCTGGTCAGCGTGCCGATCCTCAGCGACGACCAGCTCACCGCCGTGGTCGGCCTGCTGGGCGCGCGCGGCTACGGCATCGCGCACATCGACACCCATCTGCCCAGCCTGGACGAGGTGTTCCTCGCCATCACCGGCCAGAAGTCGTCGGCGGACCCGGACGAGCGGGACCCGGCGGACCCCGAAGGCGCCGCGGACGGCGCACCGCACCCGAAGAAGAACGTGGAGGTCTCGGTATGA
- a CDS encoding ABC transporter permease: MSAVTATAPAPTRVASDEGRIGLRANLRHIGALARRNMLQIKQDPESMFDAVLMPVIFTLLFVYVFGGAISGKGHQHEYVNYVVPGLMAMMGMNLSMAVGSGINDDFRKGVMDRFRTMPIARSTVLIAKIVVEVGRLLIAIAILLGMGFALGMSIETNVLHLAAAIVLSVVFGASLMWIFILLGLTMKTAQAVQGVGMLVLMPLQFGSSIFASPTTMPGWLHNFTKVNPLSNLADASRALINGGAVAHSVWMTLGWAVGITVVTAPLAVARFRKKT, translated from the coding sequence ATGAGCGCCGTGACGGCGACGGCGCCCGCCCCGACGCGGGTCGCCTCGGACGAGGGCAGGATCGGCCTGCGGGCCAACCTGCGGCACATCGGCGCGCTCGCGCGCCGCAACATGCTCCAGATCAAGCAGGACCCCGAGTCGATGTTCGACGCGGTGCTGATGCCGGTGATCTTCACGCTGCTGTTCGTGTACGTCTTCGGCGGCGCGATCTCCGGCAAGGGGCACCAGCACGAGTACGTGAACTACGTGGTGCCCGGCCTGATGGCCATGATGGGGATGAACCTGTCCATGGCGGTCGGCAGCGGCATCAACGACGACTTCCGGAAGGGGGTCATGGACCGGTTCCGCACCATGCCGATCGCCCGGTCCACCGTGCTGATCGCGAAGATCGTGGTCGAGGTCGGCCGGCTGCTGATCGCCATCGCGATCCTGCTGGGCATGGGCTTCGCGCTCGGCATGTCCATCGAGACGAACGTGCTGCACCTGGCGGCGGCGATCGTGCTGTCCGTCGTCTTCGGTGCCTCGCTGATGTGGATCTTCATCCTGCTGGGCCTGACCATGAAGACGGCCCAGGCGGTCCAGGGGGTGGGCATGCTGGTGCTGATGCCGTTGCAGTTCGGCAGTTCGATCTTCGCCAGCCCGACCACGATGCCCGGCTGGCTGCACAACTTCACCAAGGTCAACCCGCTCTCCAACCTCGCGGACGCCTCACGGGCGCTCATCAACGGCGGCGCGGTGGCGCACTCGGTGTGGATGACGCTCGGGTGGGCCGTCGGCATCACCGTGGTGACCGCGCCGCTGGCGGTCGCGCGGTTCCGGAAGAAGACCTGA
- a CDS encoding AfsR/SARP family transcriptional regulator: protein MRYTILGPTQALRDDGDPVALAGGRLRALLTALALRPGRVVGADALIDEVWDGEPPAGAVGALQALVGRLRRVLGHEAVASVGGGYRLQAARDDVDLYRFERLAEEGARALADGDPVKAAGLLGDALALWRGPALADLPDRGTAAVRSEALRLDTRRQRLTAELALGRAGQVLPELAELAAAHPLDEPLRALHIRALRAAGRTAEALTAYEAVRRDLADRLGADPGDELRRLHAELLRPAQPAPSASPPASGTSSAAAPSGAGPAPVPEAAAVRGPAGPYPDRTAEVPQGWTYDRTRAGAAPAADPQHAAAGAGGLPPKAGLGNARARLTSFVGRERDLAAVRQDLAQGRLVTITGPGGTGKTRLSQEAGDLVSGRWADGVWYAELAPVSDPRTLPEAVISSLGLRETLLHHGSAAGAALAAEAGPRDAARQLIDYCTGRELLIVLDNCEHVVDAAATLAESLLASCPRLSVLATSREPLGVPGELVRPLDPLPDPTALRLLADRGAAARPGFSVEDDPVACAELCRRLDGLPLAIELAAARLRSLSPRQLADRLDDRFRLLTGGSRTLLPRQQTLRAVVDWSWDLLDPAERVLLRRLAVFRGGWTLDAVEAVCADPDPATSAAAGPAHPVTAHAGPAPSVTAHAAPAHPGPADREAAAAPDDRIAPPDAAALLASLVDKSLVLADQGDDGTRYRMLETISEYAGERLDASGERARIERHHVVYFREYVRAADPKLRERGQLVWFDRLEREHDNLRAALRRAVDGGDEQEALLLVIGCAWFWEVRNYVSERTHWPAAVAALGPDPFTEPPALVPVERGTLDDPPPLEGERLIEARRQVHVIEMSARDDEHDWWSDERTVRVGLALIDTYPPHLPQSARQPGIARAFGAFFSGDFDRVHELLDETVACCRRFGRTWELAYVLQLRAKVNNDISERLDASLADIGESRRLFEQIGDEWGTAETLSGEAEAAGNMGDWHRAVLCCREGIALARKVGAHQHVPVLAVRLGEALTSTGDPVEGERVMREGITDAERFGSASYGAAFYGRVQLAGLLSRTGRLPEALELIERTVEESKEHDSPVPGFVSGMLGGMKGYLLGRSGDPAGGLTRLAEGVGEMNGHPLARVIAPRVAIVMAPGVAELLVLLAEAEPGVKPERLERAAVLLSAHDRLRPVAVPPLEARDIERTRDRLRALLGEDGYAAAYAGGDGLGVGETVALMRDVD from the coding sequence GTGCGATACACGATCCTCGGCCCGACCCAGGCCCTGCGGGACGACGGCGACCCCGTCGCCCTCGCGGGCGGGCGCCTGCGCGCGCTGCTCACCGCGCTGGCGCTGCGGCCCGGCCGGGTGGTCGGCGCGGACGCGCTGATCGACGAGGTGTGGGACGGGGAGCCGCCCGCCGGGGCGGTCGGGGCGCTCCAGGCCCTGGTCGGCCGGCTGCGGCGGGTGCTGGGCCACGAGGCGGTCGCCTCCGTCGGCGGCGGCTACCGGCTCCAGGCCGCTCGCGACGACGTGGACCTGTACCGCTTCGAGCGGCTCGCCGAGGAGGGCGCCCGGGCCCTGGCCGACGGCGACCCGGTGAAGGCGGCCGGACTGCTCGGCGACGCGCTCGCCCTGTGGCGCGGCCCGGCGCTGGCGGACCTGCCCGACCGCGGCACCGCCGCCGTACGCAGCGAGGCCCTGCGGCTGGACACCCGGCGGCAGCGGCTCACCGCCGAACTCGCGCTCGGCCGGGCCGGGCAGGTGCTGCCGGAACTCGCCGAGCTGGCCGCCGCGCACCCGCTGGACGAGCCGCTGCGCGCCCTGCACATCCGCGCCCTGCGCGCGGCCGGCCGGACCGCGGAGGCGCTCACCGCCTACGAGGCGGTCCGCCGCGACCTCGCCGACCGGCTCGGCGCCGACCCCGGCGACGAGCTGCGCCGCCTGCACGCGGAACTGCTGCGACCGGCGCAGCCCGCGCCCTCCGCCTCCCCGCCCGCCTCCGGGACCTCCTCCGCCGCGGCCCCGTCCGGCGCGGGGCCCGCGCCCGTTCCCGAAGCCGCCGCCGTACGGGGCCCCGCCGGCCCGTACCCGGACCGGACCGCGGAGGTGCCGCAGGGCTGGACGTACGACCGCACCCGCGCCGGCGCCGCGCCCGCCGCCGACCCGCAGCACGCCGCCGCCGGGGCCGGCGGCCTGCCGCCGAAGGCCGGGCTCGGCAACGCCCGGGCCCGGCTGACCAGCTTCGTCGGCCGGGAGCGCGACCTCGCGGCGGTGCGGCAGGACCTCGCGCAGGGCCGGCTGGTGACGATCACCGGGCCGGGCGGCACCGGCAAGACCCGGCTCTCGCAGGAAGCCGGGGACCTGGTCTCCGGCCGCTGGGCGGACGGCGTCTGGTACGCCGAACTGGCCCCGGTCAGCGACCCGCGCACCCTGCCGGAGGCGGTGATCAGCTCGCTCGGCCTGCGCGAGACGCTGCTGCACCACGGCAGCGCCGCCGGCGCCGCGCTCGCGGCGGAGGCCGGCCCGCGCGACGCGGCCCGGCAGCTCATCGACTACTGCACCGGCCGCGAACTGCTGATCGTGCTGGACAACTGCGAGCACGTCGTCGACGCGGCCGCCACCCTCGCGGAGTCGCTGCTCGCGTCCTGCCCGCGCCTGTCGGTCCTGGCCACCAGCCGCGAACCGCTGGGTGTGCCGGGCGAGTTGGTGCGGCCACTGGACCCGCTGCCGGACCCGACCGCGCTGCGCCTGCTCGCCGACCGCGGCGCCGCGGCCCGCCCGGGCTTCTCCGTCGAGGACGACCCGGTGGCGTGCGCGGAGCTGTGCCGGCGGCTGGACGGCCTGCCGCTGGCGATCGAGCTGGCCGCGGCCCGGTTGCGGAGCCTCTCGCCGCGCCAGCTCGCCGACCGGCTCGACGACCGCTTCCGGCTGCTGACCGGCGGCAGCCGTACCCTGCTGCCGCGCCAGCAGACGCTGCGCGCCGTCGTCGACTGGTCCTGGGACCTGCTCGACCCGGCCGAGCGGGTCCTGCTGCGCCGGCTCGCCGTCTTCCGCGGCGGCTGGACGCTCGACGCCGTCGAGGCGGTCTGCGCGGACCCGGACCCCGCGACTTCCGCGGCGGCCGGCCCCGCCCACCCGGTGACCGCGCACGCCGGCCCCGCCCCCTCGGTGACCGCGCACGCCGCTCCCGCCCACCCCGGCCCCGCCGACCGGGAGGCGGCCGCGGCACCCGACGACCGGATAGCGCCGCCGGACGCGGCCGCCCTGCTCGCCTCCCTCGTCGACAAGTCCCTGGTCCTGGCCGACCAGGGCGACGACGGCACCCGCTACCGGATGCTGGAGACCATCTCCGAGTACGCCGGCGAGCGGCTCGACGCGTCCGGCGAGCGCGCCCGGATCGAGCGCCACCACGTCGTCTACTTCCGCGAGTACGTCCGCGCCGCCGACCCGAAGCTGCGCGAGCGCGGCCAACTGGTCTGGTTCGACCGGCTGGAGCGCGAGCACGACAACCTGCGGGCGGCGCTGCGCCGGGCGGTGGACGGCGGCGACGAGCAGGAGGCCCTGCTGCTCGTGATCGGCTGCGCCTGGTTCTGGGAGGTGCGCAACTACGTCTCGGAGCGCACCCACTGGCCGGCGGCGGTCGCCGCGCTCGGCCCCGACCCGTTCACCGAGCCGCCGGCCCTGGTGCCGGTCGAGCGCGGCACCCTGGACGACCCGCCGCCGCTGGAGGGCGAGCGGCTGATCGAGGCCCGTCGGCAGGTCCACGTGATCGAGATGTCCGCCCGTGACGACGAGCACGACTGGTGGTCCGACGAGCGCACCGTACGGGTCGGCCTGGCCCTGATCGACACCTACCCGCCGCACCTGCCGCAGTCCGCGCGGCAACCCGGCATCGCCCGCGCCTTCGGGGCGTTCTTCTCCGGCGACTTCGACCGGGTGCACGAGTTGCTGGACGAGACCGTCGCGTGCTGCCGCCGCTTCGGCCGCACCTGGGAGCTGGCCTACGTCCTGCAACTGCGGGCGAAGGTGAACAACGACATCAGCGAGCGGCTCGACGCCTCGCTGGCCGACATCGGCGAGAGCCGGCGGCTGTTCGAGCAGATCGGCGACGAGTGGGGGACCGCCGAGACGCTGTCGGGGGAGGCCGAGGCCGCGGGCAACATGGGCGACTGGCACCGGGCTGTGCTCTGCTGCCGCGAGGGCATCGCGCTGGCCCGCAAGGTGGGCGCCCACCAGCACGTGCCGGTGCTGGCGGTGCGGCTCGGCGAGGCGCTGACGAGCACCGGCGACCCGGTCGAGGGCGAGCGGGTGATGCGCGAGGGCATCACGGACGCCGAGCGGTTCGGCTCGGCCAGCTACGGCGCCGCCTTCTACGGCAGGGTGCAGCTCGCGGGCCTGCTCTCCCGCACCGGGCGGCTGCCCGAGGCGCTGGAACTGATCGAGAGGACCGTGGAGGAGAGCAAGGAGCACGACTCCCCGGTGCCCGGCTTCGTCAGCGGGATGCTCGGCGGCATGAAGGGCTACCTGCTGGGCCGGTCCGGTGACCCGGCCGGCGGCCTCACCCGGCTCGCCGAGGGCGTCGGCGAGATGAACGGCCACCCGCTGGCCCGGGTGATCGCCCCCCGGGTGGCGATCGTGATGGCGCCCGGTGTCGCCGAACTGCTGGTGCTGCTCGCCGAGGCCGAGCCCGGGGTGAAGCCGGAACGGCTGGAGCGGGCGGCCGTGCTGCTGTCGGCGCACGACCGGCTGCGGCCGGTGGCGGTCCCGCCGCTGGAGGCCCGGGACATCGAGCGGACCCGGGACCGGCTGCGCGCGCTGCTCGGCGAGGACGGCTACGCCGCCGCGTACGCCGGAGGCGACGGCCTCGGTGTCGGCGAGACCGTCGCCCTGATGCGCGACGTGGACTGA
- a CDS encoding site-2 protease family protein has protein sequence MTVTPLRMTRRGENRRISPVFLGITAVMVVSGWAVWSHYASDSGFAVFLFVLSGWLFSLCLHEYAHARTALHSGDSSVEAKGYLTLNPLKYANAALSILLPVIFVILGGIGLPGGAVLIERARIRGRLRHSLVSAAGPLVNVAFAVLLMLPFTLGLADSWPQDFRAALGFLALLQVTAAIMNFLPVPGLDGYGVIEPWLSYEVRRQVQPFAPFGMLAVFGVLYIHSVNVRFFDAMYRVMTWFGVPDWMASYGYYLFQFWKR, from the coding sequence ATGACCGTCACCCCGCTGCGTATGACCAGGCGAGGCGAGAACCGCCGGATCAGCCCGGTGTTCCTCGGCATCACCGCGGTGATGGTGGTCTCCGGCTGGGCCGTGTGGTCGCACTACGCGTCCGACTCCGGCTTCGCGGTGTTCCTGTTCGTGCTGTCCGGCTGGCTGTTCTCCCTGTGCCTGCACGAGTACGCGCACGCCCGCACCGCCCTGCACAGCGGCGACAGCAGCGTCGAGGCCAAGGGCTACCTGACCCTCAACCCGCTGAAGTACGCGAACGCGGCGCTGTCGATCCTGCTGCCGGTGATCTTCGTCATCCTCGGCGGCATCGGCCTGCCCGGCGGCGCGGTGCTCATCGAGCGCGCCCGCATCCGCGGTCGGCTGCGGCACAGCCTGGTCTCCGCGGCGGGCCCGCTGGTCAACGTGGCCTTCGCGGTGCTGCTGATGCTGCCCTTCACCCTGGGCCTGGCCGACTCCTGGCCGCAGGACTTCCGGGCCGCCCTCGGGTTCCTCGCGCTGCTCCAGGTGACCGCGGCGATCATGAACTTCCTGCCGGTCCCCGGCCTGGACGGGTACGGCGTGATCGAGCCGTGGCTGTCGTACGAGGTACGCCGCCAGGTGCAGCCGTTCGCGCCGTTCGGGATGCTCGCCGTCTTCGGGGTGCTCTACATCCACTCGGTGAACGTGAGGTTCTTCGACGCGATGTACCGGGTGATGACCTGGTTCGGCGTGCCGGACTGGATGGCGTCCTACGGCTACTACCTCTTCCAGTTCTGGAAGAGGTGA
- the npdG gene encoding NADPH-dependent F420 reductase, translated as MTADDVKKPAAKDPWALPDVSALTVGVLGGTGDQGRGLAYRLARAGQSVVIGSRDAARAQAAADGLAAGERGVTGVQGAENAECARRSDIVIVAVPWEGHAKTLEALREPLAGKLVVDCVNPLGFDKQGAYALVPDEGSAAQQAAALLPDSRVTAAFHHLSAVLLQDPAVETIDTDVMVLGDSRADTDLVQALAGRIPGMRGVFAGRLRNAHQVESLVANLISVNRRYKAHAGLRVTDV; from the coding sequence ATGACCGCTGACGACGTGAAGAAGCCCGCCGCGAAGGACCCCTGGGCGCTGCCGGACGTGTCCGCCCTGACCGTGGGGGTGCTGGGCGGGACCGGGGACCAGGGCCGGGGCCTGGCCTACCGCCTGGCGCGGGCCGGTCAGTCCGTGGTGATCGGCTCGCGGGACGCCGCCCGCGCGCAGGCGGCCGCGGACGGGCTGGCCGCGGGCGAGCGGGGCGTCACCGGCGTGCAGGGCGCGGAGAACGCGGAGTGCGCCCGCCGCAGCGACATCGTGATCGTCGCCGTCCCCTGGGAGGGTCACGCGAAGACCCTCGAAGCGCTGCGCGAACCGCTCGCCGGCAAGCTCGTGGTCGACTGCGTCAACCCGCTCGGCTTCGACAAGCAGGGCGCCTACGCGCTCGTCCCCGACGAGGGGAGCGCCGCCCAGCAGGCCGCCGCGCTGCTGCCGGACTCCCGGGTCACCGCCGCCTTCCACCACCTGTCCGCGGTGCTCCTCCAGGACCCCGCGGTCGAGACGATCGACACCGACGTGATGGTGCTCGGCGACTCCCGCGCGGACACCGACCTGGTGCAGGCGCTCGCCGGCCGCATCCCCGGCATGCGCGGCGTCTTCGCCGGCCGGCTGCGCAACGCCCACCAGGTCGAGTCCCTGGTGGCCAACCTGATCTCCGTCAACCGCCGCTACAAGGCCCACGCCGGCCTGCGCGTCACCGACGTGTGA